The Candidatus Rokuibacteriota bacterium genome window below encodes:
- a CDS encoding LL-diaminopimelate aminotransferase codes for MAERLRKLPPYLFAEIDKKKREARARGADLIDMGIGDPDLPTPPHIIEALKRAADNAANHRYPDYEGLLTFRAAVCDWYKRRFGVTLNPENEALTLVGSKEGTAHMPLAWVNPGDVVLVPDPGYPVYAAGTWFAGGEVHFMPLRRQNGFMPDLDAIPEDVARRAKLMYLNYPNNPTAAVATSEFFAKVVAFARRHGIIVCHDAMYTELRFDGCKPPSFLETPGAKEVGVEFHSLSKTYSMTGWRIGFCVGNARYLGGLGKIKTNVDSGVFQAVQEAGIAALTGPQDIPEQYRRIYQERRDVVVAGLKALGWEVDVPKAAFFVWAPVPKGLESRAFASRLLDEVGCVVTPGVGFGPSGEGFYRIALTIDAKRLSEAMDRLKGLKL; via the coding sequence ATGGCCGAGCGGCTGCGGAAGCTGCCCCCCTATCTCTTCGCTGAGATCGACAAGAAGAAGCGCGAGGCGCGCGCCCGCGGCGCGGACCTGATCGACATGGGCATCGGCGACCCCGACCTGCCGACACCGCCGCACATCATCGAGGCGCTCAAGCGCGCGGCCGACAACGCCGCGAACCACCGCTACCCCGACTACGAAGGGCTGCTGACCTTCCGCGCGGCCGTCTGCGACTGGTACAAGCGCCGCTTCGGCGTGACGCTCAACCCTGAGAACGAGGCGCTGACGCTGGTCGGCTCCAAGGAAGGGACGGCGCACATGCCGCTCGCCTGGGTCAACCCGGGCGACGTGGTGCTCGTGCCGGACCCCGGCTACCCGGTCTACGCGGCGGGGACGTGGTTCGCGGGCGGCGAAGTCCACTTCATGCCGCTCCGGCGGCAGAACGGCTTCATGCCCGACCTCGACGCCATCCCCGAGGACGTGGCGCGCCGGGCCAAGCTCATGTACCTCAACTACCCGAACAATCCGACGGCGGCGGTGGCGACCAGTGAGTTCTTTGCCAAGGTGGTCGCGTTCGCGCGCAGGCACGGCATCATCGTCTGCCACGACGCCATGTACACCGAGCTCCGCTTCGACGGCTGCAAGCCGCCCTCCTTCCTCGAGACGCCGGGCGCCAAGGAAGTCGGCGTCGAATTCCACTCGCTGTCCAAGACCTACTCCATGACCGGCTGGCGCATCGGCTTCTGCGTCGGCAACGCGCGCTACCTCGGCGGCCTCGGCAAGATCAAGACCAACGTGGACTCTGGCGTCTTCCAGGCGGTGCAGGAAGCCGGCATCGCCGCGCTCACGGGGCCGCAGGATATTCCAGAGCAGTACCGGCGGATCTACCAGGAGCGTCGCGACGTGGTGGTCGCGGGGCTCAAGGCGCTCGGCTGGGAGGTGGACGTGCCCAAGGCGGCCTTCTTCGTCTGGGCACCCGTGCCCAAGGGCCTCGAGTCGCGCGCCTTCGCCTCCCGTCTCCTCGACGAGGTCGGGTGCGTGGTTACCCCGGGCGTGGGCTTCGGCCCGTCCGGCGAAGGGTTCTATCGGATCGCGCTGACGATCGACGCCAAGCGCCTGTCCGAGGCCATGGACCGGCTCAAGGGGCTCAAGCTCTGA
- a CDS encoding sigma-70 family RNA polymerase sigma factor, translating to MADDEFRQQALKHLDALYNLAVYLTRNGSEAEDLVQETYARALRFSHRFEPGTYMRAWMFQILRNTFLTFYRLREREPAISEAGVPDGEAPMFHHAPVEDGESAGAHMDLERALALLPEEFRTPLLLAEVEGLSLEEVARIMDCPVGTVKSRIFRAKDRLRGLLKDYGGPDRA from the coding sequence GTGGCTGACGACGAGTTCAGGCAGCAGGCGCTCAAGCATCTCGACGCGCTCTACAACCTCGCCGTCTACCTGACCCGCAACGGGTCGGAAGCCGAGGACCTGGTCCAGGAGACGTACGCCCGGGCGCTCCGCTTCTCGCACCGATTCGAGCCGGGAACCTACATGCGCGCCTGGATGTTTCAAATCCTGAGGAACACCTTCTTGACCTTTTACCGCCTCCGCGAGCGCGAGCCCGCGATCAGCGAGGCGGGCGTGCCGGACGGCGAGGCTCCGATGTTCCACCACGCCCCGGTCGAGGACGGCGAGAGCGCGGGCGCCCACATGGATCTCGAGCGGGCGCTGGCGCTGTTGCCGGAAGAGTTCCGGACTCCGCTCCTGCTGGCCGAGGTCGAGGGCCTGTCGCTCGAGGAGGTGGCCCGCATCATGGATTGTCCGGTCGGCACGGTGAAGTCGCGGATCTTCCGGGCCAAGGACAGGCTGCGGGGGCTTCTCAAGGACTACGGCGGGCCGGACAGGGCCTGA
- the folK gene encoding 2-amino-4-hydroxy-6-hydroxymethyldihydropteridine diphosphokinase — MAKVFLSVGSNLGDRAALLRQAVARLRTLPEVRFLDASPVYWTEPWERKPGQSARNQESWFFNCVVSIETTLEPPALLEQVQDVERVMGRTRGAGRPEDQRYEPRTLDIDILLYDDQVISGPDHLHIPHLLMHERAFVLRPLADLAPELEHPVLYQTIRELLEALADEHAVRPSDLPARWFE, encoded by the coding sequence ATGGCCAAAGTGTTCCTCTCCGTCGGCTCCAACCTGGGCGATCGCGCCGCCCTGCTGCGCCAAGCCGTGGCGCGCCTGCGGACGCTGCCCGAGGTGCGGTTCCTCGACGCCTCGCCCGTGTACTGGACCGAGCCGTGGGAGCGCAAGCCGGGGCAGAGCGCGCGGAACCAAGAGTCCTGGTTCTTCAACTGCGTCGTCTCAATCGAGACGACGCTCGAGCCCCCGGCCCTGCTCGAGCAGGTCCAGGACGTGGAGCGCGTGATGGGCCGCACGCGCGGCGCCGGCAGGCCCGAGGACCAGCGCTACGAGCCGCGCACGCTCGACATCGACATCCTCCTCTACGACGACCAGGTGATCAGCGGCCCCGACCACCTGCACATCCCGCATCTCCTGATGCACGAGCGCGCGTTCGTTCTGCGGCCCCTCGCCGACCTCGCGCCCGAGCTCGAGCATCCGGTACTCTACCAGACCATCCGCGAGCTGCTCGAGGCCCTGGCGGACGAGCACGCGGTGCGCCCGTCCGACCTGCCGGCCCGGTGGTTCGAGTAG
- the folB gene encoding dihydroneopterin aldolase — protein MSADKVFLEDVRFYGHHGVTKAQQTVGAWFSVDAELHVDLAPAAASDDLRTTVDYGLVAARIVEESTKERVNLLERLAGRLAAMLLGEFPCSEVRVRVRKLTPPMEGLQGIPGVELTRRR, from the coding sequence CTGAGCGCCGACAAGGTCTTCCTCGAAGACGTGCGCTTCTACGGCCACCACGGCGTGACGAAAGCCCAGCAGACCGTCGGCGCGTGGTTCTCGGTGGACGCCGAGCTCCACGTCGATTTGGCCCCGGCCGCAGCCTCGGACGATCTCAGGACGACCGTGGACTACGGGCTCGTGGCGGCGCGCATCGTGGAAGAGTCGACCAAGGAGCGCGTGAATCTCCTCGAGCGGCTGGCCGGGCGGCTCGCGGCCATGCTGTTGGGCGAGTTCCCCTGCTCCGAGGTGCGCGTGCGCGTGCGGAAGCTGACGCCTCCCATGGAGGGGCTCCAGGGCATCCCGGGCGTGGAGCTCACGCGCCGGCGCTGA